From the Patagioenas fasciata isolate bPatFas1 chromosome Z, bPatFas1.hap1, whole genome shotgun sequence genome, one window contains:
- the CDO1 gene encoding cysteine dioxygenase type 1 isoform X1 — MEQPAVMEQPVQTETWKAQSLEELIRILHRIFAEDKVSVEEVQELMESYESNPEEWLQYAKFDQYRYTRNLVDNGNGKFNLMILCWGEGHGSSIHDHTDSHCFMKILQGNLKETLFEWPEKKGNGEMTKKSERVLREDQCAYINDSIGLHRVENISHTESAVSLHLYSPPFDSCNTFDQRTGHKHKVKMTFYSQFGERTVCATAVPQENN, encoded by the exons ATGGAGCAGCCGGCGGTGATGGAGCAGCCGGTGCAGACGGAGACGTGGAAGGCGCAGAGCCTGGAGGAGCTGATCCGCATCCTCCATCGGATATTCGCCGAGGATAAAGTCAGCGTGGAGGAAGTGCAGGAGCTGATGGAGTCGTACGAGAGCAACCCGGAGGAGTGGCTGCAGTACGCCAAATTCGACCAGTACAG ATATACAAGAAATCTTGTGGATAATGGAAATGGAAAGTTCAACTTGATGATCTTGTGCTGGGGTGAAGGGCACGGCAG CAGCATCCATGATCACACTGACTCACACTGCTTTATGAAGATCCTCCAGGGAAACCTAAAGGAGACTCTGTTTGAATGGcctgaaaaaaaaggcaatggtGAAATGACTAAGAAATCAGAACGAGTTTTGAGGGAAGATCAGTGTGCCTACATTAATG ACTCCATTGGCCTGCACCGTGTGGAGAACATAAGCCACACAGAGTCTGCTGTTAGCCTGCATTTGTACAGCCCACCCTTCGACAGCTGCAACACCTTCGATCAGAGGACTGGACACAAGCACAAAGTCAAGATGACCTTCTACAGCCAGTTTGGAGAAAGGACTGTCTGT GCAACAGCAGTGCCACAGGAGAACAACTGA
- the CDO1 gene encoding cysteine dioxygenase type 1 isoform X2, with the protein MEQPAVMEQPVQTETWKAQSLEELIRILHRIFAEDKVSVEEVQELMESYESNPEEWLQYAKFDQYSSIHDHTDSHCFMKILQGNLKETLFEWPEKKGNGEMTKKSERVLREDQCAYINDSIGLHRVENISHTESAVSLHLYSPPFDSCNTFDQRTGHKHKVKMTFYSQFGERTVCATAVPQENN; encoded by the exons ATGGAGCAGCCGGCGGTGATGGAGCAGCCGGTGCAGACGGAGACGTGGAAGGCGCAGAGCCTGGAGGAGCTGATCCGCATCCTCCATCGGATATTCGCCGAGGATAAAGTCAGCGTGGAGGAAGTGCAGGAGCTGATGGAGTCGTACGAGAGCAACCCGGAGGAGTGGCTGCAGTACGCCAAATTCGACCAGTACAG CAGCATCCATGATCACACTGACTCACACTGCTTTATGAAGATCCTCCAGGGAAACCTAAAGGAGACTCTGTTTGAATGGcctgaaaaaaaaggcaatggtGAAATGACTAAGAAATCAGAACGAGTTTTGAGGGAAGATCAGTGTGCCTACATTAATG ACTCCATTGGCCTGCACCGTGTGGAGAACATAAGCCACACAGAGTCTGCTGTTAGCCTGCATTTGTACAGCCCACCCTTCGACAGCTGCAACACCTTCGATCAGAGGACTGGACACAAGCACAAAGTCAAGATGACCTTCTACAGCCAGTTTGGAGAAAGGACTGTCTGT GCAACAGCAGTGCCACAGGAGAACAACTGA
- the CDO1 gene encoding cysteine dioxygenase type 1 isoform X3 yields the protein MILCWGEGHGSSIHDHTDSHCFMKILQGNLKETLFEWPEKKGNGEMTKKSERVLREDQCAYINDSIGLHRVENISHTESAVSLHLYSPPFDSCNTFDQRTGHKHKVKMTFYSQFGERTVCATAVPQENN from the exons ATGATCTTGTGCTGGGGTGAAGGGCACGGCAG CAGCATCCATGATCACACTGACTCACACTGCTTTATGAAGATCCTCCAGGGAAACCTAAAGGAGACTCTGTTTGAATGGcctgaaaaaaaaggcaatggtGAAATGACTAAGAAATCAGAACGAGTTTTGAGGGAAGATCAGTGTGCCTACATTAATG ACTCCATTGGCCTGCACCGTGTGGAGAACATAAGCCACACAGAGTCTGCTGTTAGCCTGCATTTGTACAGCCCACCCTTCGACAGCTGCAACACCTTCGATCAGAGGACTGGACACAAGCACAAAGTCAAGATGACCTTCTACAGCCAGTTTGGAGAAAGGACTGTCTGT GCAACAGCAGTGCCACAGGAGAACAACTGA
- the ATG12 gene encoding ubiquitin-like protein ATG12: protein MAEAEEQPPASPQSEGRSEGGEEAPEGGAAAGAADAPSAPAGSPGTEEPACDTKKKIDILLKAVGDTPIMKTKKWAVERTRTIQGLVDFIKKFLKLMASEQLFIYVNQSFAPSPDQEVGTLYECFGSDGKLVLHYCKTQAWG from the exons ATGGCGGAGGCAGAGGAGCAGCCGCCTGCCTCCCCTCAGAGCGAGGGCCGAAGCGAGGGCGGGGAGGAAGCTCCGGAAGGCGGAGCTGCAGCGGGGGCTGCCGACGCGCCCTCCGCTCCGGCCGGCTCGCCGGGCACCGAGGAGCCCGCCTGCgacacaaaaaagaaaa TTGACATCCTGCTGAAGGCCGTGGGCGACACCCCGATCATGAAGACTAAGAAATGGGCGGTTGAGCGGACCCGGACCATCCAGGGCCTCGTTGACTTCATTAAGAAGTTTCTCAAGCTGATGGCCTCCGAGCAGCTG tTCATTTATGTAAACCAGTCTTTTGCTCCATCTCCAGACCAAGAAGTTGGGACCCTCTATGAG TGTTTTGGAAGTGATGGCAAGCTTGTACTGCATTATTGCAAAACTCAGGCATGGGGATGA